Part of the Coregonus clupeaformis isolate EN_2021a chromosome 8, ASM2061545v1, whole genome shotgun sequence genome, GAGCAGTTCTATAATAATTTAGCCTTTCTGATTTGTCTTACACAAAAGCTTGCCAGTCCGGGCCTAAGCCTTGACCGAAGCGTCATCTCTTTTATGAATGACTTTTGATAATTCCGGAGTGTACCAGGCATTCGATCTACCAGGCATTCGATCTACCTTTAACCCTTAATTTTTTTAAGGGAGCATGATTATCCACAATAGTATTGCAAAAAGGCTTGAAGCTAAATGCACATCAGAGAGATATTTCACCATATTCTTTGTTTATGTTTTTTGCAAGGGTTAATTGCCACGTGTAGGAAAGTAAAGGTACATTTGCACAGAAATAAACTCACTCCAGTTCTCTGCTGAGCTGGGAGGCCCTGATGTTCTTCACCTTCTCATCAGCCTTAGAGTTCAGGTCAGTTATGTAGTCCTTAAACTGGTCAATGGTCTTCTCCCAGGGAGTTTGGGGCTCATCTTGCATGGGTAGCACCCATGCATGGCAGCCTATAGTTAAGAGAATGGAGCAATTGATTGATTTAAACCAGTTGCTATTTGTATTGCCCCCGTCAATCATCCTGTTGGGTAATGTTTCggaaaacaaatatttttctaGAGCTGATGAAACCTCAATGATTTTcttaggttgcgtcccaaatggcaccctattccctatttagtgtactacttttgaccagggcctataggaaatagggtggtATTTGGGACACATACTCAGTAGAAGTGAAAGGTTACCTGAGAGGACGGCTAGAGCCAGGATTACTGCGACAGCCTTCATGGTGATCTGCTGACAATACACGGAAAATATCTGTTTATACAACAGTAATATACCATTCTGATTCAGTGATTTTATAACAATATTATATACAGGATAACTGATTTATGTTATATACAGGATCACTGATTTATGACAATTATATACAGGACTTTATAAATGCCCTTATTCATGCGCTGGAACTTTCTCAGTTTACAAAAACAACCCGAGCACTACTTACACAACATGGAATCAATTAATATTAGTAGTATTCACACACTTTTCTTGTTTACTGAGTTACGAACAGTCAAATTTTGTATATCATCTTGAAAGTAAAACAACAATGATCAGGTGATTAAAGCATAGTATATATATTAGTAAATAACTTACATTAGAGATCCTCTGTGGTGATGATACTGTAAGTAAACACTGACAGACGTTCACTGAGTATTTATACAACTTTGATTGCTCTGATGCGATCCCATAAATGCAAGGTGAATGTCCAACCTGTGTCCGAAGTTCCCAACACAAAGTGTGTTGTAATTATTTATTGCTGGATTATAATGTTGTTCCATGTTGCACAATCAAGCTGTTAGCACTATCAAACACTATCAAGCACTCTCAAAAGAACACACAAGATACACATGATACATACACGTGATTCACAGCTTAATACATTCCTGTAAAAGCATCTAATAAAAGCCCCTAATATGCTGAGACTTAAAGGTGAAACCAAATCCCTTGGTGGGCCTTCGTCATTGGTTTTACCTATCCTATCTTTTCAGATCAAGGGAAGGAGACAAGTAAAGAAAGCCACTTGTCACTATTCATAGTGTTAGCCAATTGGAAAGTGTCCTATCAATGTACTATTCCAAAGGTTTATGGATAATGACAAGAATGGCAGAGAGCATGCCCGATATCAGCAAGCTCAGATCACACTGATATGATGGAATATTGTTTAACGGCCTTTGGCCAGCAAGTCTTATGCTGTCATAGGTTATATTGGTCTCCAATACATTGGTCAATGTTTCTTGATTCTGTCTATAACCTGGAATACTTTTGACCTTTGAAGTCATTGTCAGTGTTTCAGACACCAGCACATGGATATAAATGCATTGGAGGAATGAACAGTGAGTGAGAAGTTATTGCAGTGTTGTTACCACTACTGCCTCTGTTGCCACAACTGTGTTGCTTATAAAGAACATAAAAGAAGAAGAAGTTGAAGAATTAATTAACTTTGATCCTGTCCTATATTGATTTGCTTTCATATTCTGACTTGCAGTACAATGTCAGcagccttcagaaattattcataccccttgacttattgcacattttgttgtgttacagcctgaattcaaaattgattaaatatattttttatctcacccatctacacacaataccccatgatgacaaagtgaaaacatgtttttagaaatgttagcaaatgtattgaaaatgaaatacagaaatatctacaTACTGAACCAGGATTTCCTCTAGGAAATCAGCTAGTAACATTTTCAGACAGCCTCGGTCTATAAAATGTTTAGTGCAGCGAAGTGTTCTTTGATCCAATACTTGGGGGTCTATTCAATCTATATCGCTGAAGAGTTACAGATTgtgcgatagaaatgtaaaggtaaattCCGAATGAAacgacatatgcagcatttaccatAAATGCGGTCTCTGCTaacgtgggaacattgccttaaagggctggattcaatctgtatcgcagaAGATCCGtgttaaaatgtaaaggtaatttctgattgagccgacatacagcgtttaccatgaatgcagtctccgcgacCACGGGAATATTGCCTTTAATTGTCAATAACACTATAAAGCAGATCttctgcgatacggattgaatagagcccttgatTGCGTAATGAACAAATCACCTTTTGCTGTGATGTCATCATATTCTGATTATTGACTGAATTAATGCTATCTCCTGCACTGAATTGCAGGGTAGCATCTGATCGGAGGACGAGGTTCACAGCTGGAGATGAATGAATTGATCCACAGACAAATGTCAGAGTTTTAAAGAATATTTGTATTGCAACTAATACCTTTGATCTCCATATCACAGCCAGCACCAGGACAAAGACAACAAGCATTGTAGAGCCAGCCACTGCCAGGGGGCTGTAGTTCAAAGACTGGGGCACTATGGAGAAAAGGAAGCAGTCAAATTATGTTCATATGCAGACAAATTGAAATCTGGATCTCAAAGCAAGTTCCCCTCTAATCatgggactgatttagacctgggacagcaggtgggtgcaattcattatcaggtagaaaaCATAAAACCAGCAGTACTCAGATTCCAGGCTCAAATTTGAATACCCCTGTAATGTGTAGGCCTAAATGTTGAAAAAGGCCCATTGTTAGTCGCTCACCTTCACCATCAGACTGGCCCAGCCCCAGATCTGAAACAAACCTAGAGACACATTGTGCCTATCAGTCTGTTTAATTACCCGTCAACCAGGACATCCCACTGGGGCACTCTTAAGGCTGGGAGTTGACGTCACCCACCAGAATAAGGACAAGTTTGGGATCAGTTCTTCCCAGGATGTGCACTTCAGTATACACAGGCTCCCGCAGGACTTTAGTAACGGGGTAGTCTGCTGCAGTATAGTAAGACTTGCATGCCTCCACTCCTGTTGAGATCAGAAAGGgttaatgaaaatggtaatactTTGTAAAAATCAGGCAATAATAGCCAACCATAAATTCCCTTACCCTCATTGCAATCTTTGCGAGACATTGGCCACTTGCCAGTCTGAGCTCTGCTCGAAGAGCTCCTGGGACAGCCACAGGGGAGGATAGAGGAACTGTTAACGTCAACAACCAGAGCCTCAACAGTACTGCCCAAATACCTACACTGGAAGAGCAACCTAGGGACAAGGGCATGTCAGTAAATTACTGGGATTCTGCATTGCAAATCAGACACCTAGggcggtttcctggacacagattgagCGTAGTCCTGGTCTAAGTCACTTTCAATGtagaatctccattgaacatgcttttcaGTCAGGATTAGACTTAATCCGTGTCCAGGAAACCAGCCCCTAAACTCACTGAAAGTGGCTGTCCCTTGTGATGGACGCAAGGGGTCCAATCCAAACTTCATATGAAGATGACATCTGTTTTTCATAAACCAAATAGCCTCCCTCATCCTGCAAGAGACACATTCTGAACCAAGATGGTTTCATGAAAACAAACTCAATAGATCAAGTCAACAAACTTACCAACATACTGGTGCCACATTTACTAACAGAAAACTGGAATATGGCAAAGGCAGCAGTGGTGCATCTCCTCCCAGCAGACTGATGGGCTAACTGCTGCCCAGAGGCATGGGCAGTTTGTCTGGCCTGCTGAGGTTGCTGAAAAGCTTGACCCAATGGTTTCTGTGACGATGGTCTCCATGGTTGTGCGTCACACAAACAACAGCCACAACTCTGGAAACAAGGCGCGcacgtagacaagatggcgtattgaattgaaagcggtacaaaccacctcaagataaaaacataatattcgaAATCAGTaaattagactaaatattagcatttcatatattcgcagtaaataaaattcaatctggataataacacaaaacaaatcataaggctagagaaatatatcaacaaatattacaacaacacgcaacacccaaacatggcggaagataaacgaggagaaccaactcgtcgactgatacagatgatttatgcttttcatcactgggtctggtaagtgtggaaagcgacctgttgaagtcga contains:
- the LOC121572467 gene encoding zona pellucida sperm-binding protein 1-like → MKPSWFRMCLLQDEGGYLVYEKQMSSSYEVWIGPLASITRDSHFQLLFQCRYLGSTVEALVVDVNSSSILPCGCPRSSSSRAQTGKWPMSRKDCNEGVEACKSYYTAADYPVTKVLREPVYTEVHILGRTDPKLVLILVGDVNSQP